TCAGGATCCAAGCAGTACAGTGCAGCCATTGCCTTCACCCTGGCCCTCTTCTCCCACCTCGTCAATCATGTCAACATACGGCTGCAAGCTGAGCTGGAAGAGGGCGAGAATCCTGTCCCGGCATTCCAGAGTGATGGCACAGGTGGGAGAATGGGGGAGATCATCACTATGGAAAGATTGGTGTGGGGCATGGGGATGAAGGAAAGGAACACAGACTTGGGGGGAAGTGGTGTTGGAGAGCACATTCCAGCATCCAGGCTCTACCTGTTCCTTGGGCTCCACCTGACCTTCCTCTTTCCGCAGATGAGCCAGAGTCCAAGGAACCtctggagaaagaggaggagccaGATCCTGAGCCTCCTCCTATAGTACCCCAAGTGGGTGAGGGCAGAAAGAGCCGTAAGTTCTCCCGCCTCTCCTGCCTCCGCCGTCGCCGCCACCCACCCAAAGCTGGCGATGACAGTGACCTGAGTGAAGGCTTTGAATCGGACTCAAGCCATGACTCAGCCCGGGCCAGTGAGGGCTCAGACAGTGGCTCTGACAAGAGTCTTGAAGGTGGGGGAACAGCCTTTGATGCTGAAACAGACTCGGAGATGAATAGCCAGGAGTCCCGATCAGACTTGGAAGAtatggaggaagaggaggggacaCGGTCACCAACCCTGGAGCCCCCTCAGGGCAGATCAGAGGCTCCCGATTCCCTCAATGGCCCACTGGGCCCCAGTGAGGCTAGCATTGCCAGCAATCTACAAGCCATGTCCACCCAGATGTTCCAGACTAAGCGCTGCTTCCGACTGGCCCCCACCTTTAGCAACCTGCTCCTCCAGCCCACCACCGACCCTCATACCTCGGCCAGCCACAGGCCTTGTGTCAATGGGGATGTAGACAAGCCTTCAGAGCCAGGTATTTGGACCACTTCATCATCCTGTTCTGGTCCGCACCTCCATGCCACAGACACTCACCAGAGAGGCCATTTTCCTCTGTATGTGAATGACGTTTCATTTCTACCCTTCCCTTTGGCCCTCTGCCTATGGTGTAGCCCATGAGTTTTTTCCTGAGGATCCGCTCTCCTGTTCACTTCCTTATTCCCAGCTCCCAACCCATTTGTTGGTTTTAATTCTCTTGCACTTCACCCTGCCCTGTGGGTTTGGGGCTTTGCTCCCTACACAATTGCAGCTGCAGCTTCCTTCCCCAGTACCATCTGGTACCCACCGGGGCAGGTGCATTAG
The sequence above is a segment of the Theropithecus gelada isolate Dixy unplaced genomic scaffold, Tgel_1.0 HiC_scaffold_5401, whole genome shotgun sequence genome. Coding sequences within it:
- the LOC112617870 gene encoding protein SMG5-like — its product is SKQYSAAIAFTLALFSHLVNHVNIRLQAELEEGENPVPAFQSDGTDEPESKEPLEKEEEPDPEPPPIVPQVGEGRKSRKFSRLSCLRRRRHPPKAGDDSDLSEGFESDSSHDSARASEGSDSGSDKSLEGGGTAFDAETDSEMNSQESRSDLEDMEEEEGTRSPTLEPPQGRSEAPDSLNGPLGPSEASIASNLQAMSTQMFQTKRCFRLAPTFSNLLLQPTTDPHTSASHRPCVNGDVDKPSEP